One Heptranchias perlo isolate sHepPer1 unplaced genomic scaffold, sHepPer1.hap1 HAP1_SCAFFOLD_56, whole genome shotgun sequence DNA segment encodes these proteins:
- the LOC137315768 gene encoding probable G-protein coupled receptor 139, which yields MGYPVIFQIEDIYYPALSAVGVPVNLVAILILSRGKCGLSKCISCYLVGMSVADLLVVITDPILTRVGQIYFRNSFLFITPVCRPIKYLGSAATVVSVWLTVAFTCDRFVAICYENLKTKYCNEKTALAVIGTVSVLGFLESVPWYFIYEPYLIIDNVPRDCIFKVIFRTSPVWAAFELFHLILTPCVPFFLILLLNVLTVRRILVVSRVRRGLRGRSNGENHQDPEMENRKKSIILLFSISGSFILLWMTQVVNNIYRRITDTRYYNSFTDPRYITESTSRILQLLSSCTNTCIYVLTQAKFREELKNAVKYPLNLIVKLVKS from the exons atgggatatccagtaatatttcAGATAGAAGACATTTACTATCCTGCCCTTTCAGCCGTTGGAGTGCCGG ttaacttggtggcgattctgatcctgtcccgaggaaagtgcgggctctccaaatgtatcagttgcTATCTGGTAGGAATGTctgtggccgatctcctggtcgttatcactgatccgatattgacaCGGGTTGGTCAAATTTATTTCCGCAATTCATTCttgttcattactcccgtgtgtcgtCCCATTAAGTACTTGggttctgcagccacagtggtatccgtctggctcacagtcgctttcacctgtGATCGATTTGTGGCTATTTGTTATGAGaatcttaaaacaaaatattgcaacgAGAAAACGGCGCTTGCAGTaatagggacagtgagtgtgttgggCTTTTTAGAGAGTGTTCCCTGGTACTTCATATATGAACCTTAccttataattgataatgttcccagaGATTGTATCTTTAAAGtgatcttccgtacttccccagtatgggccgcatttgagttatttcacctcattttaaccccttgtgtcccgttctttctgattttgctgctcaatgttctgacggtcagacgcATTTTGGTGgtcagtcgagtccgcaggggactccggggccgcagcaatggagagaatcaccaggatccagagatggagaaccgaaagaaatccatcattttactcttcagtatatcgggcagttttatcctATTATGGATGACACAGGTTGTAAATAACATTTATCGGCGAATTACAGACACTCGGTATTATAATTCCTTCACTGACCCTCGTTATATCACAGAATCCACATCAAGAatactgcagcttctcagttcctgcacaaacacgtgtatttatgtcctgacccaggctaaattcagggaggagctgaagaacgcggtgaaatacccactcaatctaattgttaaattagtgaaatcgtag